Proteins encoded by one window of Blautia faecicola:
- a CDS encoding glycerol-3-phosphate responsive antiterminator: MRKMTEELEDCPVIAAVKDEKGLEECLKMDVGMVFVLYGTVCNIGEIVKKIKEKGKIAVVHIDLIQGLSGKEAAVEFLKTYTRADGIITTKPALVRCAKELGMFTVLRFFVIDSMAYDNIQRQTAGYRPDVIEILPGLMPRVIEKIRNSVRCPVIAGGLISEKEDIVAALKAGAVAISTTNENVWKM; the protein is encoded by the coding sequence ATGAGAAAAATGACAGAAGAACTGGAAGACTGCCCGGTAATTGCGGCAGTGAAAGATGAAAAAGGCCTGGAAGAGTGCCTGAAGATGGATGTGGGAATGGTATTTGTCTTATATGGAACGGTATGTAACATCGGCGAGATCGTAAAAAAGATCAAGGAAAAAGGGAAAATTGCGGTAGTACATATCGATCTGATCCAGGGGTTGAGTGGAAAAGAGGCGGCAGTGGAGTTCCTGAAAACCTATACCCGTGCCGACGGAATCATTACAACGAAACCGGCACTGGTCAGGTGTGCAAAAGAACTGGGAATGTTTACCGTGCTTCGCTTTTTTGTGATCGATTCGATGGCGTACGATAACATCCAGAGACAGACTGCGGGTTATCGTCCCGATGTGATCGAGATCCTTCCGGGACTGATGCCGCGCGTGATAGAAAAAATCCGAAACAGCGTGCGCTGTCCGGTGATTGCGGGCGGTCTGATCAGCGAGAAGGAAGATATTGTGGCAGCCCTGAAAGCCGGTGCTGTCGCAATCTCGACCACAAATGAAAATGTATGGAAAATGTAA
- a CDS encoding ABC transporter ATP-binding protein → MSENSRRPSRGPMGRGRMSGEKAKDFSGAVKKLLRYMSKYKIRLIGMMIFAIAGTVFNIVGPKILGKATTELFNGLVAKVNGTGGIDFDKIGRILLWTLGLYLCSAAFSFIQGFIMTGISNDVSYSLRKDISGKMNRLPMKYYESRTYGEVLSRITNDVDTLQQGLNQSITQLITSVTTLIGVFIMMLSINVWMTLCALLILPCSMFIIGKVMKRSQKYFQQQQKYLGDVNGQVEEVYAGQNIVKAFNKEEAVMATFEETNKKLYESGWKSQFFSGMMMPIMQFVGNIGYVMVALLGGFMTIKGAIEVGDIQSFFQYIRNFTQPVQQIAQVTNMMQSAAAASERVFEFLEEEEEEQTAEHPVKMENGVEGRVTFEHVSFGYRPDQIIIKDFSEQVQPGQKIAIVGPTGAGKTTLVKLLMRFYDANSGRILIDGHDIRDFNRRDLRECFGMVLQDTWLFNGTIMENIRYGRLDATDEEVIAAAKAAHAHRFIQTLPEGYNTVLNEEASNVSQGQKQLLTIARAILADNRLLILDEATSSVDTRTEERIQKAMDYLMKGRTSFVIAHRLSTIKDADVILVMKDGDIIEQGNHEDLLAMNGFYANLYNSQFEKVS, encoded by the coding sequence ATGAGTGAAAATAGCAGACGCCCCTCTAGAGGACCTATGGGACGGGGAAGAATGAGCGGAGAAAAGGCAAAAGATTTCTCCGGAGCAGTAAAAAAATTACTGCGTTATATGAGCAAATATAAGATCCGGCTGATCGGCATGATGATCTTTGCCATCGCCGGTACGGTATTTAACATCGTGGGACCAAAGATTCTTGGTAAAGCGACGACAGAACTGTTTAACGGATTGGTAGCTAAGGTCAACGGAACCGGCGGGATCGATTTTGACAAGATCGGACGGATCCTTTTGTGGACACTGGGACTGTATCTGTGCAGTGCGGCATTTTCCTTTATCCAGGGATTTATCATGACGGGAATCTCCAACGATGTCAGCTACTCCCTGCGAAAAGACATTTCCGGGAAAATGAACCGGCTGCCGATGAAGTATTACGAAAGCCGGACTTACGGAGAGGTGCTCTCCAGAATCACCAACGATGTGGATACCCTGCAGCAGGGGCTGAACCAGAGTATCACGCAGCTGATCACTTCGGTGACAACGCTGATCGGTGTATTTATCATGATGCTGAGTATCAACGTATGGATGACTTTATGTGCCCTGCTGATCCTGCCGTGCTCGATGTTCATTATCGGCAAGGTGATGAAGCGGTCCCAGAAGTATTTCCAGCAGCAGCAGAAATATCTGGGTGATGTGAACGGTCAGGTGGAAGAGGTCTATGCCGGACAAAATATTGTAAAGGCATTTAATAAGGAAGAAGCTGTGATGGCGACTTTCGAGGAGACGAACAAAAAGTTATACGAATCCGGCTGGAAATCTCAGTTTTTCTCTGGCATGATGATGCCGATCATGCAGTTTGTGGGAAATATCGGATATGTGATGGTGGCACTTCTCGGCGGTTTCATGACGATCAAAGGAGCCATCGAAGTCGGTGACATCCAGTCATTTTTCCAGTACATCCGAAACTTTACCCAGCCGGTACAGCAGATCGCGCAGGTTACAAATATGATGCAGTCCGCAGCGGCAGCTTCCGAGCGTGTTTTTGAATTCCTTGAGGAAGAGGAGGAAGAACAGACCGCCGAGCATCCGGTGAAAATGGAAAACGGCGTGGAAGGTCGCGTAACATTTGAACACGTAAGCTTCGGCTACCGCCCGGATCAGATCATCATCAAAGATTTCTCCGAGCAGGTGCAACCGGGACAAAAGATCGCGATCGTCGGTCCGACCGGTGCCGGAAAAACCACACTGGTGAAACTGCTGATGCGTTTCTATGATGCCAACAGCGGAAGAATCCTGATCGACGGACACGATATCCGGGACTTTAACCGGAGAGATCTGAGAGAATGTTTCGGTATGGTATTGCAGGATACCTGGCTGTTTAACGGTACGATCATGGAAAATATCCGTTATGGAAGACTGGATGCGACCGACGAAGAAGTGATCGCAGCGGCAAAAGCCGCGCATGCACACCGGTTTATCCAGACACTGCCGGAAGGATACAACACCGTGTTAAATGAAGAAGCCAGCAACGTATCCCAGGGACAAAAGCAGCTCCTGACGATCGCAAGAGCGATTCTTGCCGATAACCGGCTGCTGATCCTTGACGAGGCGACTTCATCAGTCGATACCCGAACAGAAGAACGGATCCAGAAAGCGATGGATTACCTGATGAAAGGCCGCACCAGTTTCGTGATCGCACACCGCTTATCTACGATCAAAGATGCAGATGTGATCCTGGTAATGAAGGACGGAGATATTATTGAGCAAGGAAATCATGAAGACCTCTTGGCAATGAACGGATTTTATGCTAATCTATATAATAGTCAGTTTGAGAAAGTCAGCTGA
- a CDS encoding ABC transporter ATP-binding protein yields the protein MLRMFRELKGSYRYIVLIFALLFGQAFCDLALPSYTSDIINVGVQQGGIPDSVPDQIREESMDQLFLFMDSDQQEEVKEYYILEDGVYTHEKLKDEERDSLNTIFGKAMLAVTSLQQPETQEALAQQMQLPDGVDVMDAIAQLPDEARSQMMEQMTEKLEDMPESIVTQGAIQYLKNEYQEMGEDLDRIQMQYVLWSGIKMLLLAALIMVASVCVTFFSCRIAAKLGHDLRNKVYRKVLSFSSKEMDNFSTASLITRSTNDIQQVQMVFTMLFRIVLYAPILGIGGVLKVLNTDASMTWILGIAVAAILILVAVLFWVAMPKFKKLQDLIDRLNLVSREILTGIPVIRAFSREKHEEERFEEANRRLTKTNLFVNRTMTFMMPLMMLIMNGISVLIIYTGAHSIDTGNMQVGDMMAFIQYAMQIIMSFLMITMMSIMLPRAGVAANRILEVLDTPLSIEDPEISEKPEESEKGTVVFDHVSFAYPGAEEEVLSDITFEAKKGETVAFIGSTGSGKSTLVNLIPRFFDVTKGSIRVDGVDIRRMELKDLRDRIGYVPQKGVLFSGTIDSNLRYGRENATKEELEKAAAIAQATEFIEQKEEGMESPIAQGGSNVSGGQKQRLSIARAIAKQPEIYIFDDSFSALDFKTDAALRKALKEETEEATTLIVAQRISTILHADRILVLDEGKVVGMGTHRELLQSCEVYRQIAQSQLSQEELDHE from the coding sequence ATGTTACGGATGTTTCGGGAACTGAAGGGTTCCTATCGTTATATCGTGCTGATCTTCGCCCTGCTGTTCGGGCAGGCATTCTGTGATCTGGCACTGCCTTCGTACACTTCGGATATTATCAATGTCGGTGTACAGCAGGGCGGTATTCCGGACAGTGTACCGGATCAGATCCGGGAAGAATCCATGGATCAGCTGTTTTTATTCATGGACAGTGATCAGCAGGAAGAAGTCAAAGAATATTATATACTGGAAGACGGTGTTTATACCCACGAAAAACTGAAAGATGAAGAAAGAGATTCTCTGAATACGATCTTCGGAAAGGCAATGCTGGCAGTGACCAGCCTGCAGCAGCCTGAGACGCAGGAGGCACTGGCACAGCAGATGCAGCTTCCGGACGGGGTGGATGTGATGGATGCGATCGCACAGCTTCCGGATGAAGCGAGAAGCCAGATGATGGAACAGATGACCGAAAAGCTGGAGGATATGCCGGAATCTATTGTGACACAGGGAGCCATCCAGTATCTGAAAAACGAGTATCAGGAGATGGGCGAAGATCTGGACCGGATCCAGATGCAGTATGTGTTGTGGTCCGGCATCAAGATGCTGCTTCTGGCAGCACTGATCATGGTCGCTTCTGTCTGTGTGACTTTCTTCTCCTGTCGGATCGCGGCAAAACTCGGTCATGATCTGAGAAATAAAGTGTACCGGAAAGTATTATCTTTTTCGAGCAAAGAAATGGATAATTTTTCCACCGCGTCTCTGATCACCAGAAGTACGAACGATATCCAGCAGGTACAGATGGTATTTACCATGTTGTTCCGTATTGTCTTATACGCGCCGATCCTTGGTATCGGTGGTGTGCTGAAAGTGCTGAACACAGACGCATCCATGACCTGGATCCTTGGAATCGCAGTGGCAGCGATCCTGATACTGGTAGCCGTTCTTTTCTGGGTTGCGATGCCGAAATTTAAAAAACTGCAGGATCTGATCGACCGTCTGAACCTGGTCAGCCGTGAGATCCTGACCGGTATTCCGGTGATCCGTGCGTTCAGCCGGGAAAAACACGAGGAAGAGCGGTTCGAAGAAGCGAACCGGAGACTGACGAAGACCAACCTGTTTGTCAACCGTACAATGACGTTTATGATGCCTCTGATGATGCTGATCATGAACGGAATCAGTGTACTGATCATCTACACCGGTGCACACAGTATTGATACCGGTAATATGCAGGTGGGTGATATGATGGCGTTTATCCAGTATGCGATGCAGATCATCATGTCGTTTTTGATGATCACGATGATGTCCATTATGCTGCCGCGTGCCGGTGTGGCTGCCAACCGTATCCTGGAGGTTCTGGATACCCCGCTTTCCATCGAAGATCCGGAAATCAGTGAAAAACCGGAAGAAAGCGAAAAAGGAACGGTAGTATTTGACCATGTAAGTTTTGCCTATCCGGGAGCGGAAGAGGAAGTCCTTTCTGATATTACCTTCGAGGCGAAGAAAGGTGAGACGGTTGCTTTTATCGGAAGTACCGGAAGCGGTAAGAGTACGTTGGTAAATCTGATTCCACGTTTCTTTGATGTGACAAAAGGAAGCATCCGGGTGGACGGTGTGGATATCCGCAGGATGGAACTGAAAGATCTGCGGGATCGCATCGGTTATGTGCCGCAGAAAGGGGTACTGTTTTCCGGAACGATCGACTCGAACCTCCGCTACGGAAGAGAGAACGCGACGAAAGAAGAACTGGAGAAGGCAGCAGCCATTGCCCAGGCGACAGAATTTATCGAACAGAAAGAGGAAGGCATGGAAAGCCCGATCGCACAGGGCGGAAGCAATGTGTCCGGTGGTCAGAAACAGCGTTTGTCGATCGCAAGGGCAATTGCAAAACAGCCGGAGATTTATATTTTTGATGACAGCTTCTCCGCACTGGATTTTAAGACGGACGCGGCTCTTCGAAAAGCATTGAAAGAAGAAACCGAGGAAGCCACAACCCTGATCGTTGCACAGCGCATCAGTACGATTCTGCATGCAGACCGTATCCTGGTGCTGGACGAAGGAAAGGTTGTCGGTATGGGAACACATAGAGAACTTCTGCAGTCCTGCGAAGTATATCGGCAGATTGCACAGTCACAGCTGTCACAGGAGGAACTGGATCATGAGTGA
- a CDS encoding YARHG domain-containing protein produces MFCKYCGNRLDDGDRFCGACGHPVDEKPVQEAAPEKVYKKQEDEAPKIRKRNPEPEYDNRMTAGMGYGYRVDEDSDSEDDDEDDYEEEWEREEKKEKITFAVLGVIIVVLVVAIVFGVVKLVGAGGGDTKKVSQLNEQMKEDMQKSQERDDNETAEAAAEEPETVAPEVTATPEPTQEVVPTQEAEAATVAPTQQATPEPTPEVVVQEQNEAAASDAGADTGSGDYVIPDSSTRYLTNADLNGLSEWQIRIARNEIYARHGRIFKSDDLADYFASKSWYTPSVSADQFDNSYLNSIEIENLKLITAYEKAHNLNQ; encoded by the coding sequence ATGTTTTGTAAATATTGCGGAAACCGTCTGGATGACGGAGATCGTTTCTGTGGGGCATGTGGTCATCCGGTAGATGAAAAACCGGTGCAGGAAGCTGCGCCTGAAAAAGTCTATAAAAAACAGGAGGATGAAGCGCCCAAGATCAGAAAGAGAAATCCGGAACCGGAATACGATAACCGTATGACTGCCGGTATGGGGTATGGATATCGGGTAGATGAGGATTCCGATTCGGAAGATGACGATGAGGATGATTACGAAGAAGAGTGGGAGCGGGAAGAGAAAAAAGAAAAGATTACCTTTGCCGTTCTCGGCGTAATCATTGTAGTTCTCGTAGTTGCGATCGTATTTGGTGTGGTAAAACTGGTTGGCGCCGGAGGCGGTGATACGAAAAAAGTTTCTCAGCTGAACGAGCAGATGAAAGAAGATATGCAGAAGAGTCAGGAGAGAGATGATAACGAGACCGCGGAGGCAGCAGCCGAAGAACCGGAAACAGTGGCACCGGAAGTTACAGCGACACCGGAACCGACACAGGAAGTTGTGCCAACGCAGGAAGCGGAGGCAGCAACGGTGGCACCGACACAGCAGGCGACACCGGAACCAACCCCGGAGGTTGTGGTTCAGGAACAGAACGAAGCGGCAGCCAGTGACGCGGGAGCAGATACCGGAAGCGGCGATTATGTGATTCCGGACAGCAGTACCAGATATCTGACGAATGCAGATCTGAACGGACTCTCCGAGTGGCAGATCCGTATCGCGAGAAATGAAATTTATGCCCGTCATGGCAGAATCTTCAAGTCGGATGATCTGGCAGACTATTTTGCATCGAAAAGCTGGTACACACCAAGTGTATCGGCAGATCAGTTTGACAATTCGTATCTGAACTCGATCGAGATCGAGAACCTGAAACTGATCACCGCCTATGAAAAGGCTCACAATCTGAATCAGTAA
- a CDS encoding 6-phosphofructokinase, translating to MRNLLVAQSGGPTSAINATIAGVIMEAYASDQVDTIYGAVNGIKGVLEERFVNLSEKVPGEDELEILCQTPAAALGSCRVKLKNPEEDDSQFQEIIRIFRKHGIAYFIYAGGNDSMDTVDKLAAYCKEHEIEDIHVMGAPKTIDNDLVGTDHCPGFGSAAKYIATTFSELERDCHVYDTKAVTIVEVMGRNAGWLTAASALARNNGAEGPSLIYLCEPAFSVESFLADVKGKLEKQDSVLVAISEGIKDKDGVYISEQVQSGAVDNFGHSYIAGSARVLEDIVRREIGCKVRSIELNLMQRCASHIASKTDIQESKMLGMTACRCALQGKSGLMASVERISSHPYQVRYTAVPVCEVSNQEKKVPADYINEAGNDVTEKMMEYLKPLIHGETEVIYENGIPKHLYLY from the coding sequence ATGAGAAATCTTTTGGTAGCACAGTCCGGAGGACCGACATCAGCAATCAATGCGACGATCGCAGGAGTGATCATGGAAGCGTATGCATCCGATCAGGTGGATACGATCTATGGTGCAGTCAACGGCATCAAAGGCGTTCTGGAGGAACGGTTTGTCAACCTGAGTGAGAAAGTACCGGGTGAGGACGAACTGGAGATCCTTTGCCAGACACCGGCAGCAGCACTGGGATCCTGCAGGGTAAAACTGAAAAATCCGGAAGAAGACGACAGTCAGTTTCAGGAAATCATCCGGATTTTCCGCAAACATGGAATTGCGTACTTTATTTACGCAGGTGGAAACGATTCCATGGATACGGTGGATAAACTGGCGGCATACTGTAAAGAACACGAAATAGAAGATATTCATGTCATGGGAGCACCGAAGACGATTGACAACGATCTGGTGGGAACTGATCACTGTCCGGGATTCGGCTCCGCAGCAAAATATATTGCAACTACATTTTCCGAGCTGGAAAGAGACTGCCATGTGTACGATACCAAGGCAGTCACGATCGTGGAAGTGATGGGAAGAAATGCCGGATGGCTGACCGCAGCTTCCGCACTTGCGAGAAATAACGGAGCAGAAGGTCCGAGCCTGATCTATCTTTGTGAGCCGGCATTTTCAGTGGAGAGTTTTCTTGCAGATGTAAAAGGAAAATTAGAGAAACAGGACAGTGTTCTGGTGGCAATCAGTGAGGGAATCAAAGACAAAGACGGTGTGTATATCTCCGAGCAGGTACAGAGCGGAGCCGTGGACAATTTCGGTCACAGCTATATCGCGGGAAGCGCCAGAGTGCTCGAAGATATCGTGCGAAGAGAAATCGGCTGCAAAGTAAGATCCATTGAACTGAATCTGATGCAGCGATGCGCCTCCCATATCGCAAGCAAGACCGACATCCAGGAGTCAAAGATGCTTGGCATGACCGCCTGCCGCTGTGCCCTGCAGGGGAAAAGCGGGCTGATGGCTTCGGTAGAAAGAATCAGCAGCCATCCGTATCAGGTGCGCTACACTGCGGTTCCGGTCTGCGAGGTGTCGAACCAGGAGAAAAAAGTACCGGCAGATTATATCAATGAAGCAGGAAACGATGTGACAGAAAAGATGATGGAATACTTGAAACCACTGATTCACGGCGAAACAGAAGTGATCTATGAAAACGGAATTCCGAAACATTTATACCTTTATTAA
- a CDS encoding MarR family winged helix-turn-helix transcriptional regulator, whose product MNEKEHSAEFLMMKLLHVYAAKTFHQLSHVNLHPGQMPMLNLLYQQDGLSQKEICSKLCIKPSTVTVSLQRMEKSALVCRVADEKDKRIQRIYLTDYGRELHREVEKIRKEVNAVMVQGMTPEEVDHLKDQILQMQENLEKMPGSMEIKGYFREGEQ is encoded by the coding sequence ATGAATGAAAAAGAGCATTCCGCAGAGTTCCTGATGATGAAATTGCTTCATGTGTATGCGGCAAAGACGTTTCATCAGCTTTCTCATGTGAATCTGCACCCCGGACAGATGCCGATGCTAAATCTCTTGTATCAGCAGGACGGACTCAGCCAGAAAGAAATCTGCAGTAAACTGTGTATCAAACCATCGACGGTGACAGTATCTTTACAGCGGATGGAAAAATCAGCTCTGGTCTGTCGGGTAGCAGATGAAAAGGATAAACGGATCCAGAGAATTTATCTGACGGATTACGGCAGAGAGCTTCACCGGGAAGTGGAGAAAATACGAAAAGAAGTAAATGCAGTGATGGTGCAGGGGATGACACCGGAAGAGGTGGATCATCTGAAAGACCAGATTCTCCAGATGCAGGAAAATCTGGAAAAAATGCCTGGAAGTATGGAAATCAAAGGTTATTTTAGGGAAGGAGAACAATAG